Proteins found in one Crassostrea angulata isolate pt1a10 chromosome 3, ASM2561291v2, whole genome shotgun sequence genomic segment:
- the LOC128175571 gene encoding uncharacterized protein K02A2.6-like has translation MEGIAGASPKMDWNAPDLVTQWKSFKQHCQFWFAGPLIKASEAQKCNYVMIWIGDKGRDIYSTWDLSEEDSKKLDVLYTNFEKHVKPKSNKIYSRYKFLSRVQKDSDTFEEYLTELKLLVKDCEYKDADDMIRDAIVFGTKDHKVRAKCIDEGSDLTLEKAINFARTQEISKAQLKTMNGEDNSINAVATKQKQTPSQYAHGNYGKFNRGTSEKSKYPCRNCGGVHEPRQCPAYGKLCTKCNKKHHFPSVCLSSTTYKEFKPMKPKPHKLHTLHVDDNTNSESESELFIDTIEEVNSLTMDEWKETILVNNVPVKFQLDTGAKCNVMSLATLKATCSEPKIRRKDVPLKSYSGHLIKPMGITSLTCRHRDQDFQVDFYIVREDVQAILGAKTCQEMKMVQRIYSLTPSALPEDIVNSNMYENLFKGLGCLPGMHTIGVDKTVTPVVHPPRKIPIAIKDKVKTELDRMTEMGVIVKQEEPTEWVNSMVTVIKPNGKIRICIDPRDLNKAICREHYPLKTVEEVISQMPNAKIFTKLDATSGFWQLRLDEESSKLCTFNTPFGRFRFTRLPFGIKSAPEVFQKVISQMVLDIEGAEAIIDDILVWGSNQEEHDARLKRVLERAMEYNLKLSAEKCEFRKSEVTYVGHRLTSKGVKPDPEKIRAVCNMVKPTCLKDLQTFMGFIQYLSKFMPHLSTVSAPLRTLLEKNTAWHWDEEKETSFLKLKDMATNAPILQYYDPSKPLTLSVDASSKGLGAVLIQNQRPVAYASRALTPTQQRYSQIEKETLAIVYGCNKFHEYVYGREVLIETDHKPLQSIFQKSLHKTPPRLQRLLLALEKYDLEVKYKPGKEMFLADHLSRSYLPETKEILVPDINVNEIHLISHLPISQEMYEKFQKETANDEHLQELQDAILDGWPEEKSNVSYNLRPYWTFRDELSVMDGLLYKSSKLIVPRALQNSMLDKIHESHLGIVKCKARAREVLFWIGMSTDVENRVRSCGLCAQHQNINAKEPMLMPEIPDRPWSKLAADLFEHEKHHYLLVVDYFSKWPEVIKLENLSSKTTVNCLKELLSKYGLIDEMITDNGPQFSSADFKDFSSEFEFKHVTSSPHYAQSNGQAERTVQTVKRLIMKSKDLFKALLDYRNTPLDIGLSPAQLFLNRRLKTSLPTSAPLLKPLG, from the coding sequence ATGGAAGGAATAGCAGGAGCTAGCCCGAAGATGGACTGGAATGCACCCGACCTAGTTACACAGTGGAAGTCATTCAAACAACATTGCCAGTTTTGGTTTGCAGGCCCCCTTATAAAAGCATCGGAAGCCCAGAAATGCAACTACGTGATGATCTGGATAGGAGACAAAGGTAGGGACATTTACTCTACATGGGATCTCTCGGAGGAAGATAGCAAGAAACTAGACGTACTGTATACGAACTTTGAGAAACACGTCAAACCCAAATCAAACAAAATCTATTCCCGATACAAGTTTCTAAGCAGGGTTCAAAAAGATTCGGACACTTTTGAGGAGTATTTGACAGAGCTTAAGTTATTAGTGAAAGACTGTGAATACAAAGATGCGGATGACATGATAAGAGACGCCATTGTGTTTGGAACTAAAGACCACAAAGTCAGGGCTAAGTGTATCGACGAGGGTTCAGATTTGACACTTGAGAAGGCAATTAATTTTGCAAGAACTCAGGAAATATCAAAGGCACAGTTGAAAACAATGAATGGTGAAGATAATTCAATAAATGCTGTAGCTACCAAGCAAAAACAAACCCCTTCTCAGTATGCTCACGGAAACTATGGAAAATTCAACAGGGGAACatctgaaaaatcaaaatatccatGCCGAAACTGTGGTGGCGTACACGAACCGAGACAATGTCCTGCCTATGGAAAACTCTGcacaaaatgtaacaaaaagCATCACTTTCCCTCAGTATGTTTGTCATCAACTACATACAAGGAATTCAAGCCTATGAAACCGAAGCCACATAAACTCCACACACTCCACGTGGATGACAACACCAACTCTGAAAGTGAATCAGAACTATTTATCGATACCATAGAAGAAGTAAACTCTCTGACTATGGATGAATGGAAAGAGACAATCCTTGTGAACAATGTACCTGTAAAATTTCAGTTGGACACAGGTGCTAAGTGCAATGTTATGTCTTTGGCAACATTGAAAGCCACATGCAGTGAACCTAAAATCCGGAGAAAAGATGTCCCACTCAAGTCATATTCTGGACATCTCATTAAACCTATGGGCATCACCTCCCTTACATGCCGTCACAGAGATCAAGACTTTCAGGTTGACTTTTATATAGTCAGAGAGGATGTACAAGCTATTCTTGGAGCAAAAACTTGTCAAGAAATGAAGATGGTGCAACGCATTTACAGCTTGACTCCTAGTGCATTACCGGAAGACATAGTAAATAGCAACATGtatgaaaatttgttcaaaGGCCTTGGATGCTTGCCTGGCATGCACACTATAGGTGTAGACAAAACAGTCACTCCAGTAGTACATCCACCAAGAAAGATACCTATTGCAATCAAGGACAAAGTCAAGACAGAATTGGATCGAATGACCGAGATGGGAGTTATTGTGAAACAGGAAGAACCTACAGAATGGGTTAACTCGATGGTCACAGTCATTAAACCGAATGGCAAAATTAGAATTTGTATTGACCCAAGAGACTTAAATAAAGCAATTTGTCGTGAACACTATCCTCTTAAAACAGTGGAGGAAGTTATTTCACAGATGCCAAATGCCAAAATATTCACCAAACTGGATGCCACTAGTGGATTCTGGCAACTTAGACTGGATGAGGAAAGCTCAAAATTATGCACGTTTAACACTCCATTTGGACGCTTTAGATTTACACGCTTACCTTTCGGCATCAAATCGGCTCCAGAAGTGTTCCAGAAAGTGATCTCGCAAATGGTCTTGGATATCGAGGGAGCAGAAGCTATTATTGATGACATCCTGGTGTGGGGATCCAATCAGGAAGAACATGACGCAAGATTGAAGAGAGTGTTAGAGAGAGCAATGGAGTACAATCTCAAACTCAGTGCAGAAAAATGTGAATTTAGAAAATCGGAAGTCACATATGTTGGCCATAGACTCACAAGCAAAGGAGTCAAACCTGATCCAGAAAAAATCAGAGCTGTATGCAACATGGTAAAACCGACATGCTTGAAAGATCTACAAACATTTATGGGATTCATCCAATATCTCAGCAAATTCATGCCTCACTTGTCTACAGTCAGTGCACCCCTAAGAACACTGCTGGAGAAGAACACAGCATGGCACTGGGATGAAGAGAAGGAAACAAGCTTCCTTAAACTCAAGGATATGGCTACAAATGCACCTATTCTTCAGTATTATGACCCGAGCAAACCTCTTACACTTAGTGTTGATGCTAGCTCAAAAGGACTAGGCGCAGTACTTATCCAAAATCAGAGACCAGTTGCTTACGCATCAAGAGCACTTACGCCAACTCAACAGAGGTACtctcaaattgagaaagagaccCTAGCAATTGTGTATGGTTGCAACAAATTTCATGAATATGTTTATGGACGTGAAGTACTCATAGAGACTGACCACAAACCATTGCAGtcaattttccaaaaatctcTTCACAAAACACCTCCAAGACTTCAACGACTCCTACTTGCACTAGAAAAATATGACCTTGAAGTCAAGTACAAACCTGGTAAGGAGATGTTCTTAGCAGACCATCTGAGCAGATCATACCTACCTGAAACCAAAGAAATACTAGTTCCTGATATCAATGTCAATGAGATCCATCTCATTTCTCATTTACCAATTTCACAAGAGATGTACGAGAAGTTCCAGAAAGAAACTGCAAATGATGAACACCTACAGGAACTACAAGACGCCATATTGGATGGATGGCCTGAAGAAAAAAGCAATGTTTCCTATAACTTGCGACCTTATTGGACCTTCAGAGATGAGCTATCTGTCATGGACGGACTTCTCTACAAGTCAAGCAAACTCATTGTACCCAGAGCACTACAGAACTCAATGCTGGACAAGATTCATGAATCGCATCTTGGGATAGTCAAGTGCAAAGCACGTGCCCGTGAAGTTCTCTTTTGGATTGGCATGTCAACAGATGTCGAGAACCGAGTTAGGTCATGTGGACTATGTGCACAACATCAAAACATCAATGCAAAGGAACCAATGTTAATGCCAGAGATACCAGATCGGCCCTGGTCGAAACTAGCTGCAGACCTATTTGAACACGAGAAACACCATTACCTACTAGTCGTTGATTACTTTTCCAAATGGCCCGAAGTAATAAAACTAGAAAACCTGTCAAGCAAAACAACTGTCAACTGCTTAAAAGAGCTGCTTTCAAAATACGGACTCATCGATGAAATGATTACCGACAATGGACCCCAGTTTTCCTCTGCAGATTTCAAAGACTTTTCGTCTGAGTTCGAATTTAAACATGTAACCAGCAGTCCACACTACGCTCAATCAAATGGCCAGGCAGAACGAACTGTACAAACAGTCAAAAGGCTCATCATGAAATCTAAAGACCTGTTCAAGGCACTCTTGGACTACCGAAACACACCGCTAGACATCGGATTATCACCAGCACAACTTTTTCTCAACCGCCGACTTAAAACATCACTTCCAACCTCTGCGCCCTTGCTAAAACCTCTTGGATAA